From one Alosa alosa isolate M-15738 ecotype Scorff River chromosome 5, AALO_Geno_1.1, whole genome shotgun sequence genomic stretch:
- the vsig8b gene encoding V-set and immunoglobulin domain-containing protein 8b, protein MEADLKRIGGWCLVLLAAMLLHAGVSHCMVVTSTGPQTIKKSQGESVSLGCTYSPSPSDTGALDIEWSIISPDMTQKDKLILSYSGGQEYRLGDPALMKRLRFVGVPGNGDATIEITSLLVSDTATYQCKVKKTPGVDSRKVTVVVLVRPSVPTCWVEDGEEKGASVSLRCKSASGSTPLTYTWRREEGGSLPPTASINTQTGELLIRNHSESYIGRYACQVKNEVGTEQCTYTLRAYNPVNKAGVIAGAVIGALLLLLLLLLLIWLLICCCNKRRYEKEVANEIREDVTAPESRPASRVSSMRSIMGYHTHSGIMYSSVRQGAPQRAPSSRHTASLQQHVQPGSTVAMDTQSNYQHVQARAQIQQSLWIPSLTTSIYKPQLKYNSRYGYPV, encoded by the exons ATGGAAGCAGATCTGAAGCGCATAGGAGGATGGTGTCTAGTGTTGCTGGCAGCAATGCTCTTACATGCAG GTGTGTCCCATTGCATGGTGGTGACGTCCACAGGGCCTCAGACCATCAAGAAATCTCAGGGGGAGAGTGTGAGTCTGGGGTGCACCTACAGCCCAAGCCCCTCTGACACCGGAGCGCTGGACATCGAGTGGTCCATCATCAGCCCTGACATGACCCAGAAGGACAAGCTG ATCCTCTCCTACTCCGGCGGGCAGGAGTATCGCCTGGGCGACCCCGCCCTGATGAAGCGGCTGCGCTTTGTGGGGGTCCCCGGTAACGGCGACGCCACCATCGAGATCACGTCCCTACTGGTTTCCGACACAGCCACCTACCAGTGCAAGGTCAAGAAGACGCCGGGGGTCGACTCTCGAAAGGTCACAGTGGTGGTGCTCG TGCGTCCCTCTGTGCCCACGTGCTGGGTGGAGGACGGTGAAGAGAAGGGGGCCTCCGTGTCGCTGCGCTGCAAGTCAGCCAGCGGCTCCACACCCCTCACCTACAcctggagaagagaagagggaggcaGCCTACCTCCCACAGCCAGCATCA ACACCCAGACTGGGGAACTCCTCATCAGGAACCACTCCGAGAGCTACATTGGCCGCTACGCGTGCCAGGTGAAGAACGAAGTGGGAACCGAGCAGTGCACATACACCCTACGGGCCTACAACC CTGTGAATAAAGCCGGGGTGATTGCTGGAGCTGTGATTGGTGCTCTGCTGCTcttgctcctcctcctgctcctcatcTGGCTCCTGATTTGTTGCTGCAACAAGCGACGCTATGAGAAAGAGGTGGCTAATGAGATCAG ggAGGACGTCACCGCCCCAGAAAGCCGACCGGCCAGTCGTGTGTCGAGCATGCGCTCCATCATGGGCTACCACACCCACTCTGGCATCATGTACAGCTCCGTGAGGCAGGGCGCCCCCCAGAGGGCTCCATCTAGCCGGCACACCGCCTCCCTCCAGCAGCATGTACAA CCAGGCTCAACAGTCGCTATGGATAC CCAGTCTAACTACCAGCATGTACAAGCCCGCGCTCAAATACAACAGTCGCTATGGATACCCAGTCTAACCACCAGCATCTACAAGCCCCAGCTCAAATACAACAGTCGCTATGGATACCCAGTCTAA